One segment of Polaribacter huanghezhanensis DNA contains the following:
- the dnaG gene encoding DNA primase, with protein sequence MISKQTIDRVFETARVEEVIGEFVQLKKAGSNFKGLSPFTDEKSPSFMVSPVKQIWKDFSTGKGGTSVSFLMEHEHYSYPEAIRYLANKYNIEIEETEQSDEQKQQLNERESMFLVSKFAAEYFHDLMLHTQQGKAIGLSYFKERGFRDDIIEKFDLGYCKDEWDNFTKSALKKGYDIKYLASTGLTIVKENKQFDRFKGRVLFPIHSMSGRILGFGGRILIADKKAAKYLNSPESDIYHKSKILYGIYQAKKEIAKQDNCFLVEGYTDVISFHQSGIENVVASSGTALTSDQIRLVRRLTQNITVLFDGDAAGLRASIRGIDLILEQGMNVKVVTFPEGEDPDSFAKSHSDAELKEYLENKAQDFINFKVSLLMKEAKNDPVKKAGLIRDIVTSISKIPDGIQREVYVQECSRIMDISERVLFSELAQILNKEANSKSKQRNVDPNQPPPEYFAEQESAMTAVKGGGLAQKVNQLELLEKEIIRILLLFGNEEVSFTNIIETENEHGKLVEEIEKYTSPVFKELYLNLQDDEIEFTNTVFQLVYYELINQISQNEKIEISSLIHHENKEIANEVTSILMDEEKYTLSEWERKNIFVTETVNILPKLVTDAILNLRRILIERKINEIMKDAQKENSKTVDLELISNYTGLKKRLFEKLNRVI encoded by the coding sequence ATGATATCCAAACAAACCATCGATCGTGTTTTTGAAACTGCAAGAGTAGAAGAAGTTATTGGTGAGTTTGTACAATTAAAAAAAGCAGGAAGTAACTTTAAAGGATTAAGTCCGTTTACAGATGAGAAATCGCCTTCTTTTATGGTGTCTCCTGTAAAACAAATTTGGAAGGATTTTAGTACAGGTAAAGGAGGAACTTCTGTTTCTTTTTTAATGGAACACGAACATTATTCGTATCCAGAAGCCATCAGATATTTGGCGAACAAATACAATATTGAAATTGAAGAAACTGAGCAATCAGACGAACAAAAACAACAATTAAACGAACGTGAAAGTATGTTTTTGGTGTCTAAATTCGCTGCAGAATATTTTCATGATTTAATGCTACATACGCAGCAAGGAAAAGCAATTGGACTTTCGTATTTTAAAGAGCGTGGTTTTAGAGATGATATTATTGAGAAATTTGATTTAGGATATTGTAAAGACGAATGGGATAATTTTACAAAATCAGCTTTAAAAAAAGGCTACGACATCAAATATTTAGCATCAACCGGATTAACAATTGTAAAAGAAAACAAACAGTTTGATCGATTTAAAGGACGTGTTTTATTTCCAATTCATTCCATGTCGGGAAGAATTCTTGGTTTTGGTGGGCGAATTTTAATTGCGGATAAAAAAGCGGCGAAATATTTAAATTCACCTGAAAGTGATATTTACCACAAGAGTAAAATTTTATACGGAATTTATCAAGCGAAGAAGGAAATTGCCAAACAAGACAATTGTTTTTTAGTAGAAGGATATACCGATGTTATTTCGTTTCATCAATCTGGAATAGAAAACGTTGTGGCGTCTTCAGGAACAGCGTTAACTTCAGATCAAATACGTTTGGTTAGAAGATTAACACAGAATATTACAGTCCTTTTTGATGGAGATGCAGCTGGTTTAAGAGCTTCGATTCGTGGGATCGATTTGATTTTAGAACAAGGAATGAATGTAAAAGTGGTGACTTTTCCTGAAGGAGAAGATCCAGATAGTTTTGCAAAATCGCATTCTGATGCTGAATTAAAAGAGTATTTAGAAAATAAGGCTCAAGATTTTATCAATTTTAAGGTTTCTTTATTGATGAAAGAAGCCAAGAATGATCCTGTTAAAAAAGCAGGATTGATTAGAGATATTGTAACAAGTATTTCTAAAATTCCAGACGGAATTCAGCGAGAAGTGTATGTGCAGGAATGTTCTAGAATCATGGACATTTCTGAACGAGTGTTGTTTAGTGAGTTGGCACAAATTTTAAATAAAGAAGCCAATTCTAAAAGTAAACAAAGAAATGTAGATCCAAATCAGCCACCACCAGAATATTTTGCGGAACAAGAATCTGCAATGACAGCAGTTAAAGGAGGAGGTTTAGCTCAGAAGGTAAATCAGTTAGAGTTGCTCGAAAAAGAAATTATTAGAATTTTACTTTTATTTGGAAACGAAGAGGTGAGTTTTACAAATATTATTGAAACTGAAAATGAACACGGAAAATTGGTTGAAGAGATCGAAAAATATACTTCTCCGGTTTTTAAAGAGTTGTATTTAAATCTTCAAGATGATGAAATTGAGTTTACCAATACTGTTTTTCAATTGGTGTATTATGAGTTGATAAATCAAATCAGTCAGAACGAAAAAATTGAAATTAGTAGTTTAATTCATCACGAAAATAAAGAAATCGCAAATGAAGTAACAAGTATTTTGATGGATGAAGAAAAATACACGTTGAGCGAATGGGAACGTAAAAATATTTTTGTTACAGAAACGGTAAATATCCTTCCAAAATTAGTTACAGATGCAATTTTAAATCTTAGAAGAATTCTGATAGAACGTAAGATTAATGAAATAATGAAAGATGCTCAAAAAGAAAACTCTAAAACGGTAGATTTAGAGCTAATTTCTAATTATACAGGGCTCAAAAAACGGTTATTTGAAAAGCTAAATAGAGTTATTTAA
- the clpX gene encoding ATP-dependent Clp protease ATP-binding subunit ClpX gives MSKEENLECSFCGRKKAETNLLIAGIDAHICDKCIEQATGILEEEVTEKQTSGLSKDLMLKKPKEIKEFLDQYIIGQTETKKSMSVAVYNHYKRLLQSKSNEEDDVEIEKSNIILVGETGTGKTLVAKTIAKMLNVPFSIVDATVLTQAGYVGEDVESILSRLLQVADYDVTKAERGIVFIDEIDKIARKGDNPSITRDVSGEGVQQALLKLLEGSVVNVAPKGGRKHPDQKFIEVNTKDILFIAGGAFSGIDRMISKRLNMQAVGYSASVAENKIDEDNLLQYIIPSDLKAFGLIPEIIGRLPVLSYMNPLDAKTLRAILTEPKNSIIKQYTKLFSMDDITFEIDEEALMYIVDKAVEYKLGARGLRSLCEAIFTDAMFELPSSDIKEFKVTKEYAENKLTKTALKKLSVAS, from the coding sequence ATGTCGAAAGAAGAAAATTTAGAATGTTCGTTTTGTGGACGTAAAAAAGCAGAAACTAATTTGTTAATTGCTGGGATTGATGCGCACATTTGTGATAAATGTATTGAGCAAGCAACGGGTATTTTAGAAGAAGAAGTTACAGAAAAGCAAACAAGCGGATTGTCTAAAGATTTAATGCTGAAAAAGCCAAAAGAAATCAAAGAGTTTTTAGATCAATATATAATTGGACAAACAGAAACTAAAAAATCGATGTCCGTTGCCGTTTACAATCATTATAAAAGATTATTACAATCAAAATCTAATGAAGAGGACGATGTAGAAATAGAAAAGAGTAATATCATTTTAGTTGGAGAAACTGGAACAGGAAAAACATTGGTTGCAAAAACGATTGCCAAAATGCTAAACGTACCTTTTTCAATTGTAGATGCCACTGTTTTAACACAAGCTGGTTATGTTGGAGAAGATGTAGAAAGTATTTTAAGCCGCTTATTACAAGTTGCCGATTACGACGTAACAAAAGCAGAAAGAGGAATTGTTTTTATTGATGAAATTGATAAAATTGCTCGTAAAGGAGACAATCCGTCAATTACTAGAGATGTTTCTGGTGAAGGCGTTCAGCAAGCGTTGTTAAAATTATTAGAAGGTTCGGTTGTGAATGTTGCTCCAAAAGGAGGAAGAAAACATCCAGATCAAAAATTTATTGAAGTAAATACCAAAGATATTTTATTTATTGCTGGTGGCGCATTTTCTGGAATCGATAGAATGATTAGCAAACGTTTAAATATGCAAGCTGTTGGATATTCTGCTTCTGTTGCAGAAAATAAAATTGATGAAGATAATTTATTGCAATACATCATTCCTTCAGATTTAAAGGCTTTTGGATTAATTCCAGAAATCATTGGTCGTTTACCAGTGTTGAGTTATATGAATCCGTTAGATGCAAAAACGTTAAGAGCAATTTTAACAGAACCTAAAAATTCAATTATCAAGCAATATACCAAGCTGTTTTCTATGGATGATATTACATTCGAAATAGACGAAGAAGCATTGATGTATATTGTAGATAAAGCAGTAGAATACAAATTGGGCGCAAGAGGTTTGCGTTCGTTGTGTGAAGCAATTTTTACAGACGCCATGTTCGAGTTACCAAGTTCTGATATAAAAGAATTTAAAGTAACGAAAGAATATGCTGAAAATAAATTAACAAAGACAGCATTAAAGAAATTGAGTGTTGCTTCTTAA
- the clpP gene encoding ATP-dependent Clp endopeptidase proteolytic subunit ClpP: MDYGKEFEKYATKHHGISSTHLGKITSSLTPYIMEERQMNITQMDVFSRLMMDRIIFLGTGINDQVANVIQAQLLFLESVDASKDISIYINSPGGGVYAGLGIYDTMQFIKPDVATICTGMAASMGAVLMCAGEKGKRSALPHSRIMIHQPLGGAQGQASDIEITTREILKLKDELYEIIANHSGQTIEKVNADSDRDYWMIASEAKEYGMIDEILTRKK, encoded by the coding sequence ATGGATTACGGAAAAGAGTTCGAAAAATACGCAACAAAACACCACGGAATAAGTAGCACACATCTAGGTAAAATAACAAGTAGTTTAACGCCATATATTATGGAAGAACGTCAAATGAACATTACTCAAATGGATGTTTTTTCTCGTTTAATGATGGATAGAATTATCTTTTTAGGAACTGGAATTAACGATCAGGTTGCGAATGTAATTCAAGCGCAATTATTATTCTTAGAAAGTGTAGATGCATCAAAAGATATTTCTATTTACATCAATTCTCCTGGAGGTGGAGTGTATGCTGGATTGGGGATTTACGATACCATGCAATTTATAAAACCAGATGTTGCAACAATTTGTACAGGAATGGCAGCTTCTATGGGAGCAGTTTTAATGTGTGCAGGAGAAAAAGGAAAACGTTCTGCATTACCACACTCTAGAATTATGATTCACCAACCTTTAGGTGGCGCACAAGGACAAGCATCAGATATTGAAATTACAACAAGAGAAATCTTGAAATTAAAAGATGAATTGTATGAAATTATTGCAAATCATTCTGGACAAACCATAGAAAAAGTAAACGCAGATTCTGATAGAGATTATTGGATGATTGCTTCAGAAGCTAAAGAATATGGTATGATTGATGAAATTTTAACAAGAAAAAAATAA
- the tig gene encoding trigger factor: MNITKENVDALNAVVKVDIVAEDYQTKVAEVLQDYRKKADIPGFRKGHVPMGMVKKQYGKSIMIDEVNKLLQESLNKFLTEEKLDILGNPLPRVQDNFSWDTETFSFEFELGLAPEFTVDLSAKKKITQYNIVADDALIDKEVENLQSRYGKMNTVDAVTENANVTGTFVNEEKEINKKSTIALADLKGKSSLKKFVGAKVGDVLELKTKGLFSDDHKLEGTLGLSHDEIHGLDIAISFTIEEITVTELAELDQELFDKLFPNGDVKSVTEVRNRIKEDAEKQFLAQGDQQLLNAVTEYLVENTKFDLPKEFLQKWLATAGEKEMTAEEAAEEFAKSEKGLRYQLIEGKVMKDNDIKLDYAELVDYAKGFIRTQMAQFGNMNPEEKELDDIAARILGNQDEAKRLQEQLISHKLLTFYKENITFKTKEVTYEDFIKEVYK; the protein is encoded by the coding sequence ATGAATATTACCAAAGAAAACGTAGATGCATTAAATGCAGTTGTTAAAGTTGATATTGTTGCAGAAGACTATCAAACTAAAGTAGCAGAAGTATTACAAGATTACCGTAAAAAAGCAGACATTCCAGGATTTAGAAAAGGGCATGTGCCAATGGGAATGGTAAAAAAACAATACGGAAAATCTATCATGATAGATGAGGTTAACAAATTACTACAAGAATCTTTAAATAAATTTTTAACCGAAGAAAAATTAGATATTTTAGGAAATCCATTGCCTAGAGTTCAAGATAATTTTTCTTGGGATACAGAAACTTTTTCTTTTGAGTTCGAGCTAGGATTAGCTCCAGAATTTACAGTAGATTTATCAGCAAAAAAGAAAATCACTCAATACAATATTGTTGCAGATGATGCTTTAATTGATAAAGAAGTAGAAAATTTACAATCTCGTTACGGAAAAATGAATACTGTAGATGCAGTGACAGAAAATGCAAACGTAACCGGAACTTTTGTAAACGAAGAAAAAGAAATCAATAAAAAATCTACCATCGCTTTAGCTGACCTTAAAGGAAAATCAAGCTTAAAAAAGTTTGTGGGCGCTAAAGTTGGAGATGTTTTAGAATTAAAAACAAAAGGTTTGTTTTCTGATGATCATAAATTAGAAGGAACTTTAGGTTTGTCTCACGATGAAATTCATGGTTTAGACATTGCAATTTCTTTTACTATTGAAGAAATTACAGTTACAGAATTAGCAGAATTAGATCAAGAATTGTTTGATAAATTATTTCCAAATGGTGATGTAAAATCTGTTACAGAAGTAAGAAACAGAATTAAAGAAGATGCAGAAAAGCAGTTCTTAGCACAAGGAGATCAACAATTATTAAATGCAGTAACTGAATATTTAGTAGAAAACACAAAGTTTGACTTACCTAAAGAATTTTTGCAAAAATGGTTGGCTACAGCAGGAGAAAAAGAAATGACTGCTGAAGAAGCTGCTGAAGAATTTGCGAAATCAGAAAAAGGATTGCGTTATCAATTGATCGAAGGAAAGGTGATGAAAGATAATGACATCAAATTAGATTATGCAGAATTGGTTGACTATGCAAAAGGATTTATCAGAACGCAAATGGCACAATTTGGTAATATGAATCCAGAAGAAAAAGAATTGGACGATATTGCAGCAAGAATCTTAGGAAACCAAGACGAAGCGAAGCGTTTACAAGAGCAATTAATTTCTCATAAATTGTTGACTTTCTATAAAGAAAACATCACATTTAAAACAAAAGAAGTTACCTACGAAGACTTTATCAAAGAAGTTTATAAGTAA
- a CDS encoding phage holin family protein, with translation MNFLLKVLLTAIAVFVLAAILPGVEVANYVTAIWVAFAIAILNMFVRPLLIFFTLPATIVTLGLFLFVINAIIILLAAHLVGGFLVSSFFSALLFSILLSVFRSALFKLIKDKKEE, from the coding sequence ATGAATTTTCTTCTAAAAGTATTACTTACAGCGATTGCTGTTTTTGTATTAGCTGCAATTTTACCCGGAGTAGAAGTTGCAAATTATGTAACTGCAATTTGGGTTGCGTTTGCAATTGCCATATTAAATATGTTTGTTCGTCCGCTTTTAATCTTTTTTACATTGCCAGCAACAATAGTAACGCTTGGCTTGTTTTTGTTTGTGATAAATGCAATCATCATTTTACTAGCAGCTCATTTGGTTGGCGGATTTTTAGTGTCGAGTTTTTTCTCTGCATTATTGTTTAGTATTTTACTTTCTGTGTTTAGATCAGCTTTATTTAAATTGATCAAAGACAAAAAAGAAGAATAA